The Phaeobacter sp. A36a-5a genomic interval TGGAATTCGCGCGCAGTATCCGGGTCCAGCGACAGGTTGAACTGATCCTCCCAGCGGAACTCAAACCGCGCGCGGGAGAGCGCATCATCGCGGCGCTGCGCCCCCGGCAGACCCTTGGCCAGATCGGCGGCATGGGCTGCGATCTTATAGGTGATCACGCCGGTTTTCACGTCGTCCCGGTCAGGCAGGCCCAGGTGCTCCTTCGGCGTCACGTAGCACAGCATCGCGCAGCCGAACCAGCCGATCATCGCCGCCCCGATGCCGCTGGTGATGTGGTCATAGCCCGGCGCGATGTCGGTGGTCAGCGGCCCCAGCGTATAGAACGGCGCCTCGTGGCAGCACTCCAGCTGCTTGTCCATGTTTTCCTTGATCTTGTGCATGGCGACATGGCCCGGCCCCTCGATCATCACCTGGCAATCCTTGGCCCAAGCAATCTTGGTGAGTTCCCCAAGGGTTTCCAGCTCGGCAAACTGCGCCTCGTCATTGGCATCGGCGATGGAGCCGGGGCGCAAGCCATCACCCAAGGAGAAGCTCACGTCATACTGGCGGCAGATGTCGCAGATCTCCTCGAAATGCTCATAGAGGAAGCTCTCTTTGTGGTGATGCAGGCACCACTTTGCCATGATTGAGCCGCCGCGCGAGACGATCCCTGTCACCCGGTTCACGGTCATCGGCACCATGTGCAGCCGCACGCCCGCATGAATGGTGAAGTAATCGACGCCCTGTTCCGCCTGCTCGATCAGCGTGTCGCGGAACACTTCCCAGGTCAGGTCCTCGGCGATGCCATTCACCTTCTCCAGCGCCTGATAGATCGGCACGGTGCCGATCGGCACCGGCGAGTTGCGCACGATCCATTCGCGGGTGTTGTGGATGTTGCGCCCCGTGGACAGGTCCATCACCGTGTCAGCACCCCAGCGGATCGCCCAGACCAGCTTGTCCACCTCTTCCTCCATTGAGGAGGTGACAGCAGAGGTGCCCATATTGGCGTTGATCTTCACCTTGAAATTGCGGCCGATGATCATCGGCTCGAGTTCGGGGTGGTTGATGTTGGCCGGGATGATGGCGCGACCG includes:
- the thiC gene encoding phosphomethylpyrimidine synthase ThiC; protein product: MNVPNPKITTGGLPASRKIYVAGEVHQDIRVPMREIATHPTAGEAPLPVYDSSGPYTDPDVLTDIRQGLPALRRQWTLARGDVESYQGRDVKPEDNGFVEGDRLVPEFPVKPAPLRGKDGAAPTQLAYARAGIITPEMEFVAIRENQLRELSPCHGKRDGNDFGANIPDYVTPEFVRSEIAAGRAIIPANINHPELEPMIIGRNFKVKINANMGTSAVTSSMEEEVDKLVWAIRWGADTVMDLSTGRNIHNTREWIVRNSPVPIGTVPIYQALEKVNGIAEDLTWEVFRDTLIEQAEQGVDYFTIHAGVRLHMVPMTVNRVTGIVSRGGSIMAKWCLHHHKESFLYEHFEEICDICRQYDVSFSLGDGLRPGSIADANDEAQFAELETLGELTKIAWAKDCQVMIEGPGHVAMHKIKENMDKQLECCHEAPFYTLGPLTTDIAPGYDHITSGIGAAMIGWFGCAMLCYVTPKEHLGLPDRDDVKTGVITYKIAAHAADLAKGLPGAQRRDDALSRARFEFRWEDQFNLSLDPDTAREFHDQTLPKQAHKVAHFCSMCGPKFCSMRISHDIRAEAQKEGMEAMAAKFREGGELYVPAPEAAEPAE